The following coding sequences lie in one Sesamum indicum cultivar Zhongzhi No. 13 linkage group LG9, S_indicum_v1.0, whole genome shotgun sequence genomic window:
- the LOC105171272 gene encoding E3 ubiquitin-protein ligase RNF13-like gives MASISKFLTHLYTITILFLSALLLELVILIGSAAKIVARRPITTERFLQLIDKKAPARRYKTGQGIDPLECRVCLSLYEEGDEVRKLKCKHTFHKGCVDMWLQQDLATCPLCRRAVLPEEVVVKHRLHRNHHYQEYRDIGSDEELMLLFYALNGGNFLSRFL, from the coding sequence ATGGCATCCATATCTAAATTCTTGACTCATCTTTACACCATCACCATACTATTTCTCTCCGCCCTCCTCCTCGAGCTAGTGATTTTGATAGGCAGCGCCGCCAAAATTGTCGCCAGACGACCGATAACCACCGAGCGATTCCTCCAACTCATCGACAAGAAAGCACCCGCCCGTCGGTACAAAACCGGGCAAGGGATTGACCCTTTGGAGTGTAGGGTTTGCTTGTCACTCTACGAAGAAGGGGATGAAGTTCGGAAACTGAAGTGCAAGCACACGTTCCACAAAGGGTGTGTCGACATGTGGCTGCAGCAGGATCTTGCGACGTGCCCATTGTGTCGGAGGGCGGTGCTGCCGGAGGAGGTGGTGGTCAAGCACCGGCTGCACCGGAACCACCACTACCAGGAGTACCGTGATATTGGGAGTGATGAGGAGCTAATGTTGTTGTTTTATGCATTAAATGGAGGTAATTTCCTAAGCAGGTTTTTGTAA